The DNA region ACAAGTCGGGCAATAACACATTAATGTCCAACTATCGAccgatttctatttttttactatggcaaaattgtttgaatttgtagTATTTCCATATCTGGAAGCTTACTTCAAACCATTTTTAACTGAACACCAacatggttttgttaaatttcgCTCAACAAGCACTAATTTGGTCTCTTTTACTGAGTTGCTTTCAGAAGTCTTAGACAATAACATGCAAACtgatgtaatatatacaaatttcagTAAGGCTTTTGACAACGTTTTTCACGAACTCTTGCTGCAGAAGTTATCCGGGTATGGGTACTCTTGGCACATGTATGAATGGTTTCAATCTTATCTTACTGGTCGCACTTACCATGTGGTTCTTAATGGTTTTAGTTCCAATTTCCATCATATTGCTTCTGGGGTGCCCACAGGGCTCCCATTTgggactgttatttttaatatgttcataaatgaCATTATCAATTGCTTGCATCATTCCACACCTTTCATGTTTGCTGATGACCTAAAGATCCTGAAGTCCATTAATTCTCCCGACGATGTCAAATTGTTACTGAGCAATTTAGAGGACTCATTCATTAGAGGATTCCACAtatggaatatataattaaaaaaagcatCTAGTTTGTTAGGCTTCGTTATAAGAAATGGAAAATGTTTAGTTTGttatagttgattattaaggtattgcattagtattttaaggtagccCACCACCACTCACCCCCCGCTAAGCTACGACCCTGGTGCACAGCTGTCTAATAAATTGTCGAACAATGTGAAAGACAgtgatacttttaataatttacttaaggttatagcttaaggtccattttcatacattttgtttcacctttaatctgggtaactaaacaagtattggcaagtaaagaatttaaattcacgtctagttagtgattagttctcgcagttggaagaaaaacgtaaaaataattaaaatgcatggatatttcggcctttaaaatttcgtcgtattaaacaaaatgtatgaaaaatggaccttaagctataaccttaagttatATATATCGCGAAGAGTAACAAAGACTAACTAATATTGTTGCTTTAAGTGATAAATGCATGCATCTCATTATAAGTgttctttaaatctataaataatatatatttttttacatgattctgtatgatgaatatacataaagttttatttattatgtcatgGTTAAAAGAACAAGGATggatttcaagtaaaataaggCGGTGATATAAGGTAGATGTATCATATTTGGCACACGACATGACATTATGGGAATATAGATTTAaaccgaattgaaaaaatagactgattgtttaaaaatactctacactttatagaaaaatcataaaGATAACTCAAAAgcccaaaataattatttcataaataactccaaaaataagtttaaagctgcatggcaaataattaacaaattcataCTACAAGTATCAAGAGTCAAtaacgaacataaaaataatcacatatacaAATCTCACAGACAATGcatagatgaatttatttattattttgttaatattattgaaaacaacataacatttatgaataatgaatatattattatacaaaaagtaatatgaagaatttttgttaatattattgaaagcaacataacatttatggataatgaatatattatattccaaaaaagtaatatgaagaattataggtctataatgtttttatggttatagcaaaaattcgtaattttcaaaagttattggGAAAGTAATTTACAGACTAACTGTGCTCATTACTCATATttcgaaaaacataaattattctgtgcTGATCTAAAAGGTTTTCATAAGCACAGTTCTATTCATATGGCATTATTTGACCTgttatcaactgttatggcagCTGTCGACAAAATAAATCCAGTCCAggaggtttttttataatattaatttgtaggtgACAAACTCCTATGCCTACAGTTgatgcattattatttgaagCAGCACAATAAATATGATGCCAGTTAGGCCAATTAGAGTTTGTATAagggtaatttttaataatgtcaatattgaaaagtatattagGAGCAATTATCAAAGTACAATAATCATGCTTAAATAAGGGGAGGATTTCAATCTTTTATCAATCAGTCAAGACTTGTAAACAGAACTGTGATagaacaatgtatatttatttaccttcattttgtCATATGAAGTTGGATTTATGTGCTTCTCAGTAAGTTTGGTGCTTCTTGCTCTGCCACCAAAACCATCCACTTTATAAAGTCTCTCAATATACTCCCACTTTTGCCCTTTTGGTTTGCCAATGAGTAggttttttttctgaaaattattgcgaaaacatttcaataaatgaggtACATCATAGATATGGTACAGTTGGTTTGGGCCGATTTTATAACAGATGTCAttggtatatttgttactaCGTAGGAGTTCAGCATTAGAATCTGATATTAATGACTTAATAGCAGCAACATTGGCAGAACCTTGGTCACTGATTGTAGCTCTTACTATGAATCCAGATTTAAAACTGCTAatactatttctttaataatatttttaaaacaaatgttttaaccCCATCTCgagcaaaataaaatgcaattggaATTTTCAAGGAGAAAACAAACCCcgtaacataaaaactaaagctTTATCAGCCACATTGTTTGTGCGTTTGCCAGAACCTATATCTTCAAAACCTTCAATGACCCcggtaaagaaattaaaatttaagtgtttttaatGGACATTTCATCAAACATTAATGTGCATTGCCTGTCTATTGCGAGGTTTATCCAAAGGCGGCATCTGCcaaatgttgaaatataaagtcATTAATACCAGGCCTCAAAGGAATATTGCTGAGTAGAGAATTAATTCGGGATTTACATGGTAATGCTAAATGTTTTCGTAAAATCTATAGCACTTAGGGCTTAACTTATATAATGATAAAGCAAAAACTTTTTCTGAGTCTGTGTAACGGCGACCTTTTAATGAATTACCAGTCAAACGTAATTGTGAATCTACTAATAATTTCCCATATGtactcaaaatgttatatttttcaagaaCACCTTTGTTTTGGTGCATGAAGGTCAAATCTAGtctttaactttttataccTTGATTGCAAGAGAcgtaatttattctttaaaatgtgaattgaaGAGCGTAAAATTCGTTTACGAGGGGTACATTCATTGGGATTTAATCTAATACGATTAGTTAATCTACGTTTAACTAGGCTGTGATTTTTAATTTGTGCTCATTACACACAGCAATGGTGGTTGATGTGGAAGGGGTTATACATATTGGGTATTGCGTATTGTGAGGTATATTGGGAGTAAATTGAGTTGGAGTACTACTATTTGCTTCATTCAATGAAGCATGAATTGATACCGTGCTAGACAGCTCAGAACTTTGATGTTCTTGTATGATAGAACAATTTTGCTCTATAGTGGGTCGATTAAGTTCAGAAGGGttaactactttaaaaataaagggttCAGTAATGCTACTAGTGGGttcaatttctaatatcaaatctcggtttgtaactttatatttatctgtatttcCTAAGTTTACTAAAGGAATCGCATTAGGTGTTAATCTTAGATTCTGTTTTATATgttcgggaataaaatgtttatgacaaaACGAATGTTTTCGCGTTGAGTAGGAGGATAATTTTGTAGGAATGGACATAAACTTAACCACTCTTCccacctttttttatttgtgaacggcacactataatatttaatacctcgGCCTCGAGTACTGCACCCGGGAACAGAGCACTTATAAAccattatattatcaaataaatcaaactatacgaaaaaaacaattacacgtttaaactggtaaacactaaatgattgcttttataatatactgtttacaaaaacattcacacacaataaagcactataattagataataaataaatgaaaaccgccttcaaatcaAAATAGCGAATTGCGAcggaaaattcaatttcaaagcaGCGGTTAAAGGTTAACCACAATAAAAATGGCGCTACGCGTCGTTTCAGAATCCGAGATTAGAGACGCTTATTTGCGATCGAATGACagcttatactataatacacaCACTAATAAAGGACGTTGTGTAGAAAGAGACATTTAAGGAACGATTcattaaatgtatggaaaaatcGTGAAAAGTGAGATAGCTGCTCATCGCTATTGTGTTACTTTTTTACGCCGAGTTAAACGGGTCTGGCGTTGACAGTGACACTGACAGCTCTTGTTGACAGACGACAgctattgctttttttttacattaggtATATAAGGAATCAACTAAGATTAGAGCCTATATTCCTAAATCATGAGCTAACAGACGACTTGTATGGCTCAGtcttacaattatatatttttagttataatcgacccaatttgaatttatttctgcATAACCtgttgtgaaaaaaatatttttttaagcccAGGGTTACACATCCGGAAAGGCGTTTTGAATTTAGTTCTGAAAATTGATGGTACCATTTTGATTGAGTTCTGTTGCTTTTTCAACTCCAGTTGAATGTTCCgacataaagtaattttaaataattaaaagaaatgtttcCCTTACCTAATGTCCActcattgattaaaaataaatgattaaagaCAGGAGAAGATATTAAacacatatataaaaacaataaaatatctcaaattTAATCATTTGAATCGTAGGAATATTGAATAAaagatacatttatatttttgaaattctataaaagttaaatataagtTTAGTCTACTTATAAGTGCTTTTATCAAACATTTACCTACATAAAAATCCAGCATATTATGTATGAAGTGCAATTCCAAATTGTATGGGTTTCGGAGAGTTCTGGGTTTACCTTCTAATTTTCGTTCTGAATTGCCAGATGTATAGCCGGCCTAATTGTCAAAACATTTAAGAATGACAAATCACAAACGTCAAAAATTTGCgagttatttttgtaatttgttattgaaTTTCGTTTTGCGGTCtgcaaaagtattttatgtgaataaaaaaacgaTATAATACTAATTAGATTCCGTAAAGCCGCCGTGAATCATCGTAAATACTATAATCAGattataattagcttttgcctgtTCCAAAAGCAGCTATCCTAAAAGCAATATTATGGATGAGGGCGAAATAGAAGTTATTAGTTCAAGTCCATCTTTGAACGACGTTGCTGAAGTCCTACAAAGATTTCTGAAAAATGTTGGTATCCAATGAATACGGTGTAGTTTACAAGCGTTACATTGGTGTTATAtcttgaaaatgttttactttgCATGATCCCGTAAATACTACTTCATATTAGTGGAATAATAGTTGAATGTAACTAAGTGAAAATATGCCCATGGCTGTATGCACCTGTATTTTGATTTCAAgctaatatcaataaattgtaCAAACAAGCTGTGAGCTTGTTCTGGTATACAAGAGAATAGACAACTGATTTGCATTGTCTATATATTGTTGTACCTACTACTTTAGAAATATTACAGTATCAAACTCACTTTTTTCTTAGAAACCtgattggaatattttattactatagcATTggacttataataaattacacctCATAATAAAACCCACAATGTACTGTTGTATTAGTTCATATTCACATCTACTAATATCTTTGACTTTGTTTCAGAGCGGGAATCAATTTTCATTTCCCAGTTTAAATGCTTACAACAATAGAGCAATATTGTGGACAGCTTTATTTCAACATCTTCAGAATAAGAGCTCTAAATCTATTCACTCAATATGTCTAGCTGTTATCAGAGTTTTGaggtatgtattttaatatgtgaGGGCTTGAAAAAAAGTAGGTTTAAGGGGCCCTATTCTGGTTACGCATTAGAAATCTATCTTTTTGGAATTATGCATGTTTTAATTGATTGACAGTTTTGATAGCTGTATAGGtgaatatatacatttttggcTCTTATCTatatggctatcaaagctgtcatTCGGTGAGAACGCTTGTAATTGTCAAAAAAGATATACCACATAGACAAAATAGGACCCCCTACCCTTTACCTAATCTTTTATTGGCCTGTACTAATACAGTCTAAAGGGCAAGCTCTAAAGAGGAATACtgtgtaaataaagaaaaataaatgtactattcttattaaataatggctttatgatttttatttaatttgacatATAGTACATACTTTTGAAATGGTTTGttgtttcaattttttaatttaacttgtcCTATAAACAGTCGAGACAAAACAGACTTGGAGAATTTGCTGTGTGAAAAATGGATTACTACTCTAATAGAAATGTCTGGATTATACAACTATGATGGAAATGATGATAATTTCAATGGAGTCATGGCCTTAACTGATAAGGAGGTGATGGTAGAAGCCCTCAAATGTCTCTGCAACCTGACATACAACAGTGAGGCAGCCAGAGCACATTGTGCAAACACTTCAATAGCCCAAGGATTAGTTGCCAGACTGAAGGTTTACAAAGAAATCTCTTTCAAAGCAGAAATCATGCTGTTTGACatgaaattaatgtttattctcACAGCTTTGAGACaggatataaaaatgaaaataaaaaatgaattacatGGCATGGACTATTTAACAACCTGCCTCACTGAAATAGTGCTTGAGTCACCAAAGTTAGATGACAAAAATGGATATTATCAATGCATGTTGTCTGTGAGTtcgtattttgttaaattttgctGGTATATTACACATAGTTATAAGTCCTTACTTAAGTTTATACTGGAacttataatgattatttttaattttattgttcaatattaaattttctaagcAATTTTGTATAGAATGTGTATCAATTATAACCTGTTT from Manduca sexta isolate Smith_Timp_Sample1 unplaced genomic scaffold, JHU_Msex_v1.0 HiC_scaffold_2969, whole genome shotgun sequence includes:
- the LOC119192592 gene encoding uncharacterized protein LOC119192592; the encoded protein is MSSYLTFHDFSIHLMNRSLNVSFYTTSFISKKNLLIGKPKGQKWEYIERLYKVDGFGGRARSTKLTEKHINPTSYDKMKVISKHERCGMMQAIDNVIYEHIKNNSPKWEPCGHPRSNMMEIGTKTIKNHMVKFAAQVFSRQVATSLEIQMKSLLSPGS